A genomic stretch from Ureibacillus composti includes:
- a CDS encoding HD domain-containing phosphohydrolase: MKTTLQLPYQLKGFLELGDAVIITDSHHMILEVNDTYQAVTGFERNKIIGLKAGFIKSNLTDISTYNSMKTSLKQLIPWSGIFINRKKSGELWHSSITITPFQIGEELFFIGIFRALEQLEEGLYLPENKKIEVQRELLKVLAISCEIRDPGTEEHLIRVQELTEVLIKAHNKKNNLQLEQNYINNVIHSSILHDIGKAGMPEGILYKPGVLTSYERKIIEMHPLIGADILNKMSKEINYDFIKSMEVAENIILYHHEKWDGTGYPFNLKGEKIPLEARIVSIVDVFDALTTRRPYKDSWSKEKALSFIDENKGKHFDPSIAETFISMF, from the coding sequence ATGAAAACAACGTTGCAATTACCTTACCAACTAAAAGGATTTTTGGAATTAGGAGATGCTGTTATTATAACTGACAGTCATCATATGATTTTAGAAGTAAATGATACATATCAAGCGGTAACAGGATTTGAACGAAATAAAATCATCGGTTTGAAGGCTGGATTTATTAAATCTAACCTTACAGATATATCAACCTATAATTCAATGAAAACTTCGTTAAAGCAACTGATCCCTTGGTCCGGAATTTTTATTAATCGAAAGAAGTCTGGGGAACTTTGGCATTCTTCTATTACAATCACTCCTTTTCAGATTGGGGAGGAATTGTTTTTTATAGGTATTTTTCGTGCGTTAGAACAGTTGGAAGAAGGCTTATACTTACCAGAAAACAAAAAAATAGAAGTACAAAGGGAACTGTTAAAGGTTCTAGCAATATCATGTGAGATTCGAGACCCTGGAACGGAAGAGCATTTAATAAGAGTACAAGAATTAACCGAAGTTCTGATCAAAGCACATAATAAGAAAAATAACCTTCAATTGGAACAAAATTATATCAACAATGTTATTCATTCGAGTATATTACATGACATAGGTAAGGCGGGTATGCCAGAAGGAATCTTATACAAACCAGGTGTACTGACTTCTTATGAAAGAAAAATAATTGAAATGCATCCGTTAATAGGCGCAGATATTTTAAATAAAATGTCTAAGGAAATCAATTATGACTTTATTAAGAGTATGGAAGTAGCCGAAAATATCATTTTGTATCACCATGAAAAATGGGATGGCACTGGATATCCTTTTAATTTAAAAGGTGAAAAAATCCCTCTTGAAGCAAGAATCGTATCAATAGTGGATGTATTCGATGCATTAACCACTCGTAGACCTTATAAAGATTCGTGGTCAAAAGAAAAAGCATTATCATTTATTGATGAAAACAAGGGAAAACATTTTGATCCATCAATTGCTGAGACTTTTATAAGCATGTTTTAG
- a CDS encoding MFS transporter, producing MVSKQRNSLGKFESKLKKEDVIVVDAKAAKRTVFVTSLGNAIEWFDFGVYAYLAVTIGKVFFPEIDPSYQLIYAFATFAIAFIARPIGGYVFGMLGDRVGRKKILALTLIMMAASTLFIGLIPSYSTIGVAAPILLLIARLVQGFSTGGEYAGAMTYIAESTPDKKRGYLASGLEVGTLVGFSVSAALVTLLTFILGPEKMVEWGWRIPFLIAGPLGIIGFYLRSRLEETPAFKAMEEVKEEESHQVSIKEILTNHWKPLLICIGIVLFYNTALYMVLTYMPSYLTQELGYGETKGLAYSLLVMVLIIPIILAAGYWSDRIGRNRIVIGALIGTILLSIPAFIMMGTGHDFVVFLGLFILGIMLAAFQGTLPATLPSLFFTEVRYGSLAITYNISTSLFGGTTPLVIASLVSMTHNSMVPAYVLMVVCVIGLVVVGFFVKETAGRSLRGSAPTVEHASEINELLKNPDKALWWKEELPSEKVVESEYKEHATVK from the coding sequence ATGGTTAGTAAACAGAGGAATTCTTTAGGAAAGTTTGAAAGTAAGTTGAAAAAAGAAGATGTAATTGTTGTAGATGCTAAGGCCGCTAAGCGAACGGTTTTCGTTACGTCTCTTGGTAACGCAATCGAATGGTTTGACTTCGGTGTCTATGCATATTTAGCGGTTACTATTGGGAAAGTCTTTTTTCCTGAGATTGATCCTTCCTATCAATTAATCTATGCATTTGCCACATTTGCCATTGCCTTTATCGCCCGGCCAATCGGTGGTTATGTATTTGGGATGTTGGGAGATCGAGTTGGACGAAAGAAAATCCTTGCTCTTACTTTAATTATGATGGCCGCCTCTACATTATTTATCGGTCTGATTCCAAGCTATTCGACTATAGGTGTAGCAGCTCCTATTTTGCTACTGATTGCTAGATTAGTCCAAGGATTTTCAACTGGAGGCGAGTATGCGGGAGCTATGACTTACATAGCAGAGTCAACTCCTGATAAAAAGCGCGGTTATTTAGCGAGTGGTTTAGAAGTTGGAACTCTCGTAGGTTTCTCTGTCAGCGCTGCATTAGTTACTTTATTGACGTTCATCTTAGGTCCTGAAAAGATGGTTGAATGGGGTTGGAGAATTCCATTTTTGATTGCCGGTCCTTTAGGAATCATTGGTTTTTATTTACGTTCCCGTCTAGAGGAAACGCCTGCATTTAAGGCTATGGAAGAAGTGAAAGAAGAAGAAAGTCATCAGGTTTCTATTAAAGAAATTTTGACAAATCATTGGAAACCTCTTCTGATTTGTATTGGAATTGTATTGTTTTATAACACAGCGCTCTATATGGTTCTCACTTATATGCCATCTTATTTAACTCAAGAGCTTGGCTATGGTGAAACAAAAGGATTAGCGTATTCTCTTCTTGTGATGGTTTTAATTATTCCAATCATTTTGGCAGCGGGTTATTGGAGCGATCGAATTGGACGCAATCGCATTGTGATAGGAGCATTAATCGGGACTATTTTACTTAGTATACCTGCATTTATCATGATGGGTACTGGCCATGATTTTGTTGTCTTTTTAGGATTATTTATCCTAGGAATCATGCTTGCTGCTTTCCAAGGAACGCTTCCAGCAACATTACCATCTTTATTCTTTACAGAAGTACGATACGGGTCACTCGCGATTACTTATAACATTTCTACCTCTCTATTTGGTGGAACAACACCACTTGTTATTGCTTCGTTAGTTAGTATGACGCATAATAGCATGGTTCCTGCGTATGTATTAATGGTTGTTTGTGTAATCGGACTTGTCGTAGTTGGCTTTTTCGTTAAAGAAACAGCTGGAAGATCGTTACGTGGTTCGGCTCCAACTGTTGAACATGCAAGTGAAATTAATGAACTATTAAAAAATCCAGATAAAGCGCTTTGGTGGAAAGAAGAATTGCCATCAGAAAAAGTGGTTGAAAGTGAGTATAAGGAACACGCAACAGTAAAATAA
- a CDS encoding DNA polymerase III subunit gamma/tau, translating into MSLFNGKLKKEAISEYETAFKNHEKSMSIVVKESETLQNNKTYLKRTIDASWEYLNSMKNKPEELIIKVDKIRIEFKKFENALKQIEQEFDKTLKTSTGLGAAGAAAGAGVAAFGPSAAMAVAMTFGTASTGTAITALSGAAATNAALAWLGGGALVAGGGGMGAGSAFLALAGPVGWAIGGTALAGAGLFARSKNKKVADEAFSKAREIKEHTNMLKATTEEIKRTATLVSETNFELQQLHENVQALTSPYQHDVKKFQDNNALMSIMLVLINNTNSAAQLINRPIGAQS; encoded by the coding sequence ATGTCATTGTTTAATGGAAAACTAAAAAAAGAGGCAATTTCTGAATACGAAACAGCGTTTAAAAATCATGAAAAAAGTATGAGTATTGTAGTAAAAGAATCTGAAACACTTCAGAACAATAAAACATATCTAAAACGAACTATTGATGCTTCATGGGAATACTTAAATAGCATGAAAAATAAGCCTGAAGAATTAATCATTAAAGTTGATAAAATACGAATTGAGTTTAAGAAATTTGAAAATGCACTTAAACAAATTGAGCAAGAGTTTGATAAAACATTAAAAACATCTACAGGATTAGGTGCAGCTGGTGCAGCAGCAGGGGCTGGTGTTGCAGCATTTGGGCCTTCTGCAGCAATGGCAGTTGCAATGACTTTTGGAACTGCTTCAACGGGTACAGCAATTACTGCTTTAAGTGGGGCAGCTGCAACAAATGCAGCGCTTGCATGGTTAGGTGGAGGTGCGCTTGTTGCTGGAGGCGGTGGCATGGGCGCGGGCTCAGCATTTTTAGCTTTAGCAGGTCCCGTAGGATGGGCAATCGGTGGTACGGCACTAGCAGGAGCGGGGTTATTTGCAAGAAGTAAGAATAAAAAAGTTGCTGATGAAGCATTTTCAAAAGCTAGAGAAATTAAAGAACATACAAATATGTTAAAAGCAACAACTGAAGAGATTAAAAGAACTGCAACATTAGTTTCCGAAACAAATTTTGAATTACAGCAGTTACATGAAAATGTACAAGCTTTAACAAGTCCTTACCAGCATGATGTAAAGAAATTTCAAGATAATAATGCACTTATGTCAATAATGCTAGTTTTAATCAATAATACAAACTCTGCTGCACAGTTAATTAACAGACCGATTGGCGCACAAAGCTAG
- a CDS encoding globin-coupled sensor protein encodes MILRKREKRIYKLNIENGNADLSIIRDSEVEKQLKMIGLTKTDLQIINSLQPFVIEKIDYIVNRFYKSLETEYSLLEIINDYSSIDRLKKTLKQHIVEMFDGVVEEAYFTKRIKIAHIHVRIGLQTKWYMCAFQDLLLSLIDIIEEKVTLKEDLLLAIRAITKILSLEQQLVLEAYDSETERLKEVAERQKQSVRDHVASTTQNLAAISEETNASFNQLITQANEVVSLAETSTKLTLRAKESAENGKEQIHKQTMNMANIYKSVNEISNDVQVLLEILSQMQEIVDIVTDISDQTNLLSLNAAIEAARAGEYGRGFSVVAGEVRKLSEQTKKSVTNVSSLILNTNSQVDKLSMSLEKIKTEVKSGNHNMQETTNDFEQILKGMAETMLQRGKIGNELNSFIDVINELGRAFEEVTRSADSLTLITQEMG; translated from the coding sequence GTGATTTTAAGGAAACGGGAGAAAAGAATTTATAAGTTAAATATTGAAAATGGAAATGCAGATTTAAGCATAATTCGGGATAGTGAAGTTGAAAAGCAATTAAAAATGATAGGGCTTACAAAAACAGACTTACAGATCATCAATTCTTTACAACCATTTGTCATAGAAAAAATAGATTACATTGTGAATCGTTTTTACAAAAGTCTTGAAACTGAGTATTCCTTATTGGAAATAATTAATGATTACAGTTCAATTGATCGATTAAAAAAGACACTTAAGCAACATATAGTCGAAATGTTCGATGGTGTAGTCGAAGAAGCTTACTTTACCAAAAGGATTAAAATCGCACATATTCATGTTAGGATCGGTTTGCAAACAAAATGGTATATGTGTGCCTTTCAAGATTTACTTTTATCATTGATCGATATCATTGAAGAGAAGGTTACTCTGAAGGAAGATTTATTACTAGCTATTAGAGCTATAACGAAAATTTTAAGTTTAGAACAACAATTGGTTTTAGAAGCATATGATTCAGAAACAGAAAGGTTAAAGGAAGTAGCTGAGAGACAAAAACAATCGGTTAGAGATCATGTTGCAAGTACTACACAAAATCTGGCTGCCATATCTGAAGAAACGAATGCATCGTTTAATCAATTAATCACACAAGCAAACGAAGTAGTTTCTCTTGCCGAAACGTCAACAAAGTTAACTTTACGTGCAAAAGAAAGTGCTGAGAATGGGAAAGAACAAATACATAAACAGACAATGAACATGGCAAACATATATAAATCTGTTAACGAAATTTCAAATGATGTTCAAGTGTTGTTGGAAATATTAAGCCAAATGCAAGAAATAGTGGATATTGTTACAGATATCTCAGACCAAACGAATTTACTATCATTAAATGCAGCCATTGAGGCAGCAAGGGCAGGAGAATACGGTCGAGGATTTTCGGTAGTGGCTGGGGAAGTCCGCAAATTATCCGAGCAAACTAAGAAATCAGTAACCAATGTGTCTTCGTTAATTCTAAATACCAATTCACAAGTAGATAAACTTTCAATGTCTCTTGAAAAGATTAAAACAGAAGTGAAAAGCGGTAATCATAATATGCAAGAAACGACAAATGACTTTGAGCAAATTTTAAAAGGGATGGCAGAAACAATGCTTCAACGTGGCAAGATCGGGAATGAGCTTAATTCATTTATAGACGTAATAAATGAATTAGGAAGAGCATTTGAAGAGGTTACTCGCTCTGCAGATAGTCTTACCTTGATTACACAAGAAATGGGATAA
- the gabT gene encoding 4-aminobutyrate--2-oxoglutarate transaminase, whose product MQTFAKGKNKMIKENTAVEIVNKRKEFVVQGVSNGCLAIASEAKGATIIDTEGNEWIDFASAIGTLNVGHSHPKVVAAVQAQVEKFLHPGFNVMMYDSYINLAEKLVEVTPGTHEKQVILLNSGAEAVENAVKIARKYTKKQGVVAFTNGYHGRTNLTMGMTSKVKPYKYEFGPFAPEIYKAPFPYLYRKPEGLTDEQYVDFIIEQFHDFFVSTVAPEMVACVVMEPVQGEGGFIVPPKKFVQAVAKFCKENNIVFIADEIQTGFARTGTLFAIEQFDVVPDLMTVSKSLAAGLPLSGVVGRKEIMEVSTPGELGGTYAGSPVACEAALAVIDIIEEENLCAASEAIGSKLEAHLETYKAKYSFVGDIRRLGSMVAVELIGDNKVPNKEAAYAIAKYANANGLLLLTAGIKGNVIRFLTPLVITDEELAKGLAILDDAFANYGGK is encoded by the coding sequence ATACAAACATTTGCAAAGGGGAAAAACAAAATGATTAAAGAAAACACAGCAGTTGAAATTGTAAACAAACGTAAAGAATTCGTCGTACAAGGAGTAAGTAATGGCTGTTTAGCAATCGCAAGTGAAGCGAAGGGCGCGACAATTATCGATACAGAAGGTAATGAGTGGATCGATTTCGCATCTGCGATTGGTACATTAAATGTAGGTCATAGCCATCCAAAAGTAGTAGCAGCAGTACAAGCACAAGTGGAAAAGTTTTTACACCCAGGCTTTAATGTAATGATGTATGATTCGTATATTAATCTAGCAGAAAAGTTAGTAGAAGTTACACCAGGTACACATGAGAAACAAGTAATCTTATTAAACTCTGGTGCAGAAGCAGTAGAAAATGCGGTGAAAATTGCACGTAAGTATACAAAGAAACAAGGTGTCGTTGCATTTACAAATGGCTATCATGGCCGTACAAACTTAACAATGGGAATGACTTCAAAAGTAAAACCTTATAAATATGAATTTGGTCCATTTGCTCCGGAAATTTATAAAGCACCATTCCCATATTTATACCGTAAACCAGAAGGGCTTACAGATGAGCAATATGTAGATTTCATCATCGAGCAATTCCATGATTTCTTCGTCTCAACGGTTGCTCCAGAAATGGTTGCATGTGTTGTAATGGAACCAGTACAAGGGGAAGGCGGTTTCATCGTACCACCGAAAAAATTCGTACAAGCTGTAGCGAAGTTCTGTAAAGAAAACAATATCGTCTTCATTGCAGATGAAATTCAAACTGGTTTCGCTCGTACAGGTACATTATTTGCAATCGAGCAATTTGATGTAGTGCCAGACTTAATGACTGTATCGAAATCTTTAGCTGCTGGTTTACCTTTAAGTGGTGTAGTTGGCCGCAAAGAAATTATGGAAGTATCAACACCGGGTGAATTAGGTGGAACATATGCTGGTAGTCCAGTAGCATGTGAAGCGGCGCTCGCGGTTATTGATATTATCGAAGAAGAAAACTTATGTGCAGCATCAGAAGCAATTGGTTCTAAGTTAGAAGCACACTTAGAAACATATAAAGCAAAATATAGCTTTGTTGGTGATATTCGTCGTTTAGGTTCAATGGTTGCTGTTGAGTTAATCGGTGACAACAAAGTGCCAAATAAAGAAGCTGCTTATGCAATTGCAAAATACGCAAATGCGAACGGTTTATTATTACTAACTGCAGGGATTAAAGGAAATGTGATCCGTTTCTTAACACCATTAGTAATTACAGATGAAGAATTAGCAAAAGGTTTAGCGATTTTAGATGATGCCTTTGCAAACTATGGGGGGAAATAA
- a CDS encoding PLP-dependent aminotransferase family protein yields the protein MIRIDFTSDHRFIYQQIYSQLRKQILQNELRAHSKLPSKRELAEILNVSINSVKTAYEQLMEEGYIYTVERVGYYVEEIQEFKLAANTQQTFPPNLKEKVETRKGWLSLSHMNTNPHLFPFKKWLSCQSKIYNTYISSLGDMPHTQGPYMLRQSIAEMLYRTRGITCEPEQIVLHATSQGLLERIIYMQQGKTFATENPGYARYHHLLKRANINTHLIQLDAQGIDVDYLTNTNADIVITTPSHQFPTGIIMPISRRIELLNWAAAKEDRYIIEDDYDSEYKYQTDNIPALQSLDYNQKVIYMGTFSKTLLPGIRMSYMVLPPKWLSLYLNHFALEIQPANILTLYTLHEFIDSGLLEKHVRKMTKHYETIRTLLIEQLHEQLGGKIVIHDIPAGLHFLVEVFTEKTYTAIEEQAILHKLELYTLKRFSLNSLPLIKKSRSIIIGFANIAPEDIPKAVERLKKVLFH from the coding sequence ATGATTCGCATTGATTTTACATCTGATCATCGTTTTATTTACCAACAAATTTATAGTCAGCTTCGAAAACAAATTTTACAAAACGAACTGCGTGCACATAGTAAGCTCCCATCCAAACGAGAGCTAGCAGAAATTTTAAATGTTAGTATTAACTCTGTAAAAACCGCCTACGAGCAGTTAATGGAAGAGGGCTATATTTATACAGTCGAACGGGTTGGCTATTATGTAGAAGAAATTCAAGAATTTAAACTAGCGGCGAATACGCAACAAACCTTCCCACCAAATCTAAAGGAAAAAGTTGAGACACGTAAAGGTTGGTTGTCATTGTCACATATGAACACAAATCCACATCTCTTTCCATTTAAAAAATGGTTATCGTGTCAGTCAAAAATATATAATACATATATTTCTTCACTCGGAGATATGCCACATACGCAAGGCCCTTATATGCTACGCCAAAGTATTGCAGAGATGCTGTATCGAACGCGAGGCATTACTTGTGAGCCAGAGCAAATCGTTTTGCATGCAACGAGCCAAGGCTTATTAGAGCGAATTATTTATATGCAACAAGGGAAAACGTTTGCGACGGAAAATCCTGGCTATGCACGCTATCATCATTTATTAAAGCGGGCCAACATAAATACGCATTTAATCCAACTAGATGCTCAAGGAATTGACGTAGATTATTTAACGAATACAAATGCTGATATTGTTATTACAACACCATCGCACCAATTTCCAACAGGAATTATTATGCCGATTTCAAGGCGAATTGAATTATTAAACTGGGCAGCAGCAAAAGAAGACCGTTATATTATTGAGGATGATTATGATAGTGAATATAAATATCAAACAGACAATATTCCGGCGTTACAAAGTTTAGACTATAATCAAAAAGTCATTTATATGGGGACTTTTTCAAAGACGCTCTTACCAGGCATTCGGATGAGCTATATGGTACTTCCGCCAAAATGGTTATCATTATACTTAAATCATTTCGCATTAGAGATTCAACCAGCCAATATACTTACCCTTTATACGTTACATGAATTTATTGATAGTGGACTGCTTGAAAAACATGTACGTAAAATGACCAAGCATTATGAAACAATTCGCACCCTGCTTATTGAACAGCTCCATGAACAATTAGGGGGAAAAATTGTGATCCATGACATACCGGCAGGACTGCATTTTTTAGTAGAAGTCTTTACAGAAAAAACTTATACCGCAATAGAAGAACAAGCCATTTTACATAAACTTGAACTCTATACGTTAAAGCGTTTTTCATTAAATTCCCTTCCACTGATTAAAAAAAGTCGTTCAATTATTATCGGCTTTGCCAACATTGCGCCTGAAGATATTCCAAAGGCTGTTGAAAGACTTAAAAAAGTTCTTTTTCATTAA
- a CDS encoding NAD-dependent succinate-semialdehyde dehydrogenase yields the protein MAQLVYVNNPANGELIHTLQYDSEEAIVSKVESAAAAFSSWKQRSAHERAQLLNAWAKCIRENRQEIGELITLENGKPLPEALGEVDYAVSYIDWYAEEAKRIYGRTVPAHVPNKRITVTKEPIGLVAAITPWNFPAAMMTRKAAPALAAGCTFIVKPAEETPLTTIRLIELAHSVGIPEDALQYVLNEGPVVGEIFTSHKAIRKITFTGSTPVGKLLMEQSAQSVKHVTMELGGHAPIIVAKDADLNVAVQQSVTAKFRNAGQTCVSPNRLIVHEEIAEEFTKLLVEKVQTLKVGNGFDPDVNVGPIINKKGFNKIKEQIEDAVNRGATLACGNGYDIDDEKGYYFVLPTVITDIPLDAKIMHEETFGPVIPVVTFKTLEEAVSIANDSPYGLAAYFFTENYKDGLYLSENLQYGIIGWNDGAPSGAHIPFGGMKDSGVGREGGSEGIEPYLETKYLSVGV from the coding sequence ATGGCTCAACTTGTTTACGTCAACAACCCTGCAAATGGGGAGTTAATTCATACGCTTCAATATGATTCAGAAGAAGCGATTGTATCAAAAGTTGAATCGGCAGCAGCAGCGTTTTCATCGTGGAAACAACGCAGTGCACATGAACGCGCACAGTTATTAAATGCTTGGGCAAAATGTATTCGTGAAAATCGTCAAGAAATCGGCGAATTAATAACACTTGAAAATGGTAAGCCATTACCGGAAGCATTAGGTGAAGTTGATTACGCTGTTAGTTATATCGATTGGTATGCAGAAGAAGCGAAACGTATTTATGGTCGTACAGTGCCTGCACACGTGCCAAACAAACGTATTACGGTGACAAAAGAGCCGATTGGTTTAGTTGCGGCGATCACGCCATGGAATTTCCCAGCGGCGATGATGACACGTAAAGCTGCACCAGCATTAGCAGCAGGCTGTACATTTATCGTGAAGCCAGCTGAAGAAACACCGTTAACAACAATTCGCTTAATTGAATTAGCACATAGCGTTGGCATTCCGGAAGATGCATTGCAATACGTTTTAAATGAAGGACCAGTAGTAGGTGAAATTTTTACATCGCATAAGGCAATTCGTAAAATCACTTTCACAGGTTCTACACCAGTCGGAAAATTACTGATGGAGCAAAGTGCACAAAGCGTTAAGCATGTTACGATGGAATTAGGTGGTCACGCACCGATTATCGTCGCAAAAGATGCAGATTTAAACGTAGCTGTTCAGCAATCAGTTACAGCTAAATTCCGCAATGCTGGACAAACTTGTGTATCACCAAACCGTTTAATTGTACATGAAGAGATCGCTGAGGAATTTACGAAGCTATTAGTTGAAAAAGTACAAACATTAAAAGTAGGAAATGGTTTTGATCCAGATGTAAATGTAGGCCCAATCATCAACAAAAAAGGGTTTAACAAAATTAAAGAGCAAATAGAAGATGCAGTTAACCGTGGCGCAACTTTAGCTTGTGGGAATGGTTACGATATAGATGATGAAAAAGGATATTACTTTGTTTTACCAACAGTAATTACAGACATCCCATTAGATGCAAAAATCATGCATGAAGAAACATTTGGACCTGTTATTCCGGTTGTAACATTCAAGACATTAGAAGAAGCTGTTTCGATTGCCAATGATTCACCATATGGATTAGCTGCTTACTTCTTTACAGAAAACTATAAAGATGGTTTATATTTAAGTGAAAACTTACAATACGGAATCATCGGCTGGAATGATGGCGCGCCATCTGGAGCACACATTCCATTTGGTGGCATGAAAGATTCTGGTGTTGGCCGTGAAGGTGGCTCTGAAGGGATCGAGCCATACTTAGAAACAAAATATTTATCAGTAGGTGTGTAA
- the gltX gene encoding glutamate--tRNA ligase, whose translation MTKQVRVRYAPSPTGFLHIGGARTALFNYLYAKHYDGTFIVRIEDTDIERNVEGGEASQLDNLRWLGIIPEESIDIGGPYAPYRQMERLSIYKERAEKLLANGQVYKCFCSAERLQQSREEQKAKGVAAPHYDGTCRTLSQEQIQAKEAAGEAYTLRMRVPEGTYRFHDLVRGDVAFESKDIGDWVIMKTNGIPTYNFAVALDDYDMDISHVFRGEEHLSNTPKQLMVFEAFGWTPPQYGHMTLIVNEQRKKLSKRDETIVQFVSQYRELGFLPEAMFNFFALLGWSPEGEQELLSPEELIEQFDVRRLSKSVSMFDQKKLMWMNNQYIKRLSPEALVELVLPHLQKANVFPVEVNEEQLEWVKELALLYQEQLTYGAEIVELTKHYFEENVIFEDEAQAWLESSETAVIAEALTTTLQEETPMSSEEWKQLIKKIQKQTGLKGKNLFMPIRILLTGQTHGPELPSVLKLLGKDLLVKRLAQFNFIQSGV comes from the coding sequence ATGACTAAACAAGTACGTGTACGCTATGCGCCAAGTCCTACTGGCTTTTTACATATTGGCGGAGCTCGAACAGCATTATTTAATTACTTATACGCGAAACACTACGATGGGACATTTATTGTACGTATAGAGGATACAGATATAGAACGCAATGTAGAGGGCGGTGAAGCCTCACAATTAGATAATTTACGTTGGTTAGGTATAATACCTGAAGAATCTATTGATATAGGTGGCCCGTATGCACCGTATCGACAAATGGAGCGCCTATCAATCTATAAAGAGCGTGCTGAAAAACTTTTAGCAAATGGTCAAGTTTATAAATGTTTTTGTTCAGCAGAACGTCTGCAGCAATCACGGGAAGAGCAAAAAGCAAAAGGGGTAGCAGCACCTCACTATGACGGTACTTGTAGAACATTATCACAAGAGCAAATACAAGCGAAAGAAGCTGCAGGGGAAGCTTATACTCTTCGTATGCGTGTACCTGAAGGAACATATCGATTCCATGATTTAGTTCGCGGGGATGTCGCATTTGAATCAAAAGACATTGGCGATTGGGTAATTATGAAAACAAATGGTATTCCTACATATAATTTTGCGGTGGCGTTAGATGATTATGATATGGATATTTCCCATGTATTCCGCGGGGAAGAGCATTTATCGAATACACCAAAACAATTGATGGTGTTTGAAGCATTCGGTTGGACACCACCACAATATGGACATATGACATTGATCGTCAATGAACAACGTAAAAAGCTCTCAAAGCGAGATGAAACGATTGTGCAATTCGTATCGCAATACCGTGAACTAGGCTTTTTACCAGAGGCAATGTTCAATTTCTTTGCCCTTTTAGGTTGGTCTCCAGAAGGGGAGCAAGAATTATTATCACCGGAAGAATTAATTGAACAATTTGATGTTCGACGTCTTTCAAAATCCGTATCAATGTTTGATCAGAAAAAACTGATGTGGATGAACAATCAATATATTAAGCGCTTATCACCAGAAGCATTAGTAGAGTTGGTTTTACCACATTTACAAAAGGCAAATGTGTTCCCTGTTGAGGTAAATGAAGAGCAACTTGAATGGGTGAAGGAGCTTGCACTGCTATATCAAGAACAATTGACATACGGCGCGGAAATTGTTGAGCTTACAAAGCATTACTTTGAAGAGAATGTGATATTCGAAGATGAGGCACAAGCATGGCTAGAATCAAGCGAAACAGCAGTAATTGCAGAGGCGTTAACAACAACTCTTCAAGAAGAAACGCCAATGAGTAGTGAAGAGTGGAAACAACTCATTAAAAAAATCCAAAAACAAACGGGCCTAAAAGGGAAGAATTTATTCATGCCAATCCGTATTTTACTAACAGGCCAAACCCACGGCCCAGAATTGCCATCAGTGTTGAAACTTTTAGGGAAGGATTTATTAGTGAAGCGTTTAGCTCAATTTAACTTCATTCAGTCGGGGGTTTAA
- a CDS encoding aspartyl-phosphate phosphatase Spo0E family protein, protein MNNTLEEINCLKEIEKVRAELIKSGMEKGLSHPTTIEISQSLDKMLNEYTTLRNSTKIAYAYKSTAHLSVHLNTP, encoded by the coding sequence ATGAACAATACGTTAGAAGAAATAAATTGTCTAAAGGAAATAGAAAAAGTTAGAGCTGAATTAATAAAAAGTGGAATGGAAAAAGGTTTATCCCATCCAACAACCATTGAAATTAGCCAAAGCCTTGATAAAATGTTAAACGAATATACGACACTTAGAAATTCTACTAAAATTGCCTATGCATACAAATCTACAGCTCATCTGTCTGTGCATTTAAATACTCCATAA